The following proteins come from a genomic window of Deltaproteobacteria bacterium:
- a CDS encoding SDR family oxidoreductase: MGAEELIMNKIAVVTGGAGNIGQAVVERLAKDDYRIVVLDMNQEAGKHVVNDFAKRDIALDFHCANLSDEAAVKTSFDAVVAKHGRIDLLVNVAGGSFFRHKFEDFPLDHWRTIIDANLTATFLCCRAVTVLMKQQRAGAIVNISSDIAYSGGENRSAYAAAKAGILGLTRTLALELAPHGIRVNAVAPGRIATAKVRSHYSDAEWEKSNERIPLGHPGAVEDVAEAVAYLASDGAKHVTGQTMHVNGGRLMH, from the coding sequence ATGGGCGCAGAGGAGTTGATCATGAACAAAATCGCTGTCGTCACCGGAGGCGCGGGAAACATCGGCCAAGCCGTCGTTGAGCGGCTCGCCAAGGACGACTACCGGATTGTCGTCTTGGACATGAACCAAGAGGCGGGCAAGCATGTTGTCAATGATTTCGCGAAACGCGATATCGCGCTGGATTTCCATTGCGCCAATCTATCCGACGAAGCCGCGGTCAAAACTAGTTTCGATGCGGTCGTCGCCAAGCACGGACGCATCGATCTTTTGGTCAACGTCGCCGGCGGTAGTTTCTTTCGTCACAAGTTCGAAGATTTCCCCCTCGACCATTGGCGGACGATCATCGACGCTAATTTGACCGCGACGTTTCTCTGCTGCCGCGCCGTGACGGTGTTGATGAAGCAGCAAAGAGCCGGTGCCATCGTCAACATTTCCTCCGACATCGCCTATAGCGGTGGCGAGAATCGCTCCGCCTACGCCGCGGCGAAAGCCGGTATTTTGGGTTTGACCAGAACTTTGGCGCTTGAACTGGCGCCGCACGGAATTCGCGTCAATGCGGTCGCTCCGGGGCGCATCGCAACCGCCAAAGTGCGCAGCCACTACAGCGACGCCGAATGGGAAAAATCGAACGAACGCATCCCACTCGGCCATCCCGGCGCCGTCGAAGATGTCGCTGAAGCGGTGGCTTATCTCGCCAGCGACGGCGCCAAGCATGTCACCGGGCAGACGATGCATGTGAACGGCGGCCGGCTCATGCATTAA
- a CDS encoding DUF2029 domain-containing protein, translated as MTFRSASITFVVLALALLQALNAFAASAPAVTGVRDFVEYWGASRLFLAGGNPYSPAELLAVEKAAGWASAEPLMMWNPPWTLSFIFPFGFLDFSSGQFAWLLAQMLCILVAGQILWRVYNPQTSVQPWRPWLLALTFVPIVFALILGQITPFILLGLTALLYFEREENWFAFGAALAILSIKPHLVFLFWIVLVLWLWQRKQWRVVLGAVAAGIGAAAIPLLFNAQIYSEYFALQRLEGITQPFDWPAPTLGNAVNFFFEFGGRELQLLPALVGIVWLLFYWRRHKRSWRWSERLPMILLVSVTTNFFVWTYDQVILLPALIQGASWLARRRLPWYRSGAALLYLGINLAHAVLRMFLADELWYFWLAPAMLIAYLVYDREAAALRATGANPMPGRS; from the coding sequence GTGACATTCCGCTCGGCTTCAATAACGTTCGTGGTTTTGGCGCTGGCGTTGCTCCAGGCGCTGAATGCATTCGCCGCATCCGCACCGGCAGTTACCGGCGTCAGGGATTTTGTCGAGTATTGGGGCGCCAGCCGATTATTTTTAGCCGGCGGCAATCCCTATTCGCCGGCGGAATTGCTCGCGGTCGAAAAGGCGGCGGGCTGGGCTAGTGCGGAGCCACTCATGATGTGGAATCCGCCCTGGACATTGTCGTTCATATTTCCTTTCGGCTTTTTGGATTTTAGCAGCGGTCAGTTTGCCTGGCTCTTGGCCCAGATGCTTTGCATTCTCGTTGCCGGGCAAATTCTCTGGCGCGTTTACAATCCACAAACTTCGGTTCAGCCGTGGCGTCCTTGGCTGCTGGCGTTGACCTTCGTGCCGATTGTCTTTGCGCTGATCCTTGGGCAGATTACGCCGTTCATCTTGCTCGGCCTGACGGCATTGCTTTATTTCGAACGCGAGGAGAACTGGTTCGCTTTCGGCGCCGCCCTGGCGATTCTTTCGATCAAGCCGCATTTGGTCTTTTTGTTTTGGATTGTGCTCGTGCTCTGGCTCTGGCAACGCAAACAATGGCGCGTCGTGCTTGGCGCCGTGGCGGCGGGGATTGGCGCCGCCGCGATTCCGCTGCTGTTCAACGCGCAGATCTACTCGGAATATTTTGCGCTGCAGCGCCTCGAAGGTATCACCCAGCCTTTTGACTGGCCGGCGCCGACGCTCGGCAATGCGGTTAATTTTTTTTTCGAGTTTGGCGGTCGTGAGTTACAGCTTTTACCTGCGCTCGTCGGGATCGTCTGGCTGCTCTTTTACTGGCGGCGGCATAAACGAAGCTGGCGCTGGTCGGAGCGCTTGCCGATGATTCTTTTAGTCTCGGTGACGACTAACTTTTTCGTCTGGACTTACGATCAGGTAATTTTATTGCCGGCGCTGATTCAAGGCGCTAGTTGGCTGGCGCGCCGGCGTTTGCCGTGGTATCGCTCCGGCGCAGCATTGCTTTATCTCGGCATCAATCTCGCTCACGCTGTGCTGAGAATGTTTCTCGCCGACGAGCTGTGGTATTTTTGGCTGGCGCCGGCGATGCTAATCGCGTATCTGGTTTATGATCGTGAGGCGGCGGCGTTGCGAGCTACGGGCGCTAATCCGATGCCAGGACGGTCATGA